In a single window of the Trichoderma breve strain T069 chromosome 6, whole genome shotgun sequence genome:
- a CDS encoding HCO3- transporter family domain-containing protein: MTAPMANSVGGERVTGEDGGYEATPIFRAAPGQEVPITTTASSTRDDRASTSTSQRRHEAWWSIHPFRGMVNDVRRRAPYYVSDWLDAWDYRVVPATIFMYFANILPALAFSLDMFQNTGSNYGVNEVLLASVLGSVVFSIFSAQPLVIVGVTGPITVFNSTVYDIMKPTGVNYLGFMAWIGIWSLILHWILAITNSCNWLRWVTRFPCDIFGFYVAFIYLQKGIQTLERLGDGSAFYLSIVAALLLFMVAYICGELGGSSLFRHPIRVFLKDYGTPLTLVFFTGFVHIGRMSETHLAVLPTSTAFEPTADRGWAVNFWDLSVGEIFTALPFAILLTILFWFDHNVSSLIAQGSEFPLRKPAGFHWDFFLLGITTGVAGILGLPFPNGLIPQAPFHTESLCVTKAVKQLDEKGEDKGAYTFEATHVVEQRVSNLAQGLLTLGTMTGPLLVVLHLVPHGVLAGLFFIMGFQALQANGITAKLLFLARDKNLTPASSPLKLVKRRAAIWGFVIVELVGFGATFAITQTIAAVGFPIIILLLIPVRALVLPRIFHPEELVVLDEPTASDYIMEGIGGSWGGVSQQDEIQSSDDTPVASGSSSSSQRSGSPGRDHRGVHHGSLHKSQEDLAELGQAPTGHNMVARRRSIDKRVEREHHV, translated from the exons ATGACAGCCCCAATGGCGAATTCTGTCGGCGGAGAACGAGTGACTGGTGAGGACGGGGGCTATGAAGCGACGCCCATCTTTCGAGCGGCACCAGGCCAAGAGGTGCCAATCACGACGACAGCATCATCGACGAGAGACGACAGGGCATCGACGTCGACATCACAGCGGCGTCACGAAGCCTGGTGGAGCATTCATCCCTTCCGTGGCATGGTCAACGATGTCCGTCGGAGAGCGCCGTACTATGTCAGCGACTGGCTCGACGCGTGGGATTATCGTGTTGTACCCGCCACTATCTTCATGTATTTTGCAAA CATCCTGCCCGCCCTTGCCTTCTCTCTGGACATGTTTCAGAATACCGGATCAAACTATGGTGTTAATGAGGTTTTGCTGGCATCTGTCCTAGGCTCTGTGGTCTTTTCCATATTTTCTGCTCAACCGCTCGTCATTGTTGGGGTCACTG GCCCCATCACTGTGTTCAACAGTACAGTCTATGACATCATGAAACCAACAGGCGTCAATTACCTGGGATTCATGGCTTGGATCGGAAT ATGGTCGCTGATTCTGCACTGGATCCTTGCCATTACAAACTCCTGCAACTGGCTTCGCTGGGTCACACGATTCCCCTGCGATATCTTTGGATTCTACGTAGCCTTCATCTATCTCCAAAAGGGCATCCAAACACTTGAGCGTCTTGGCGATGGGAGTGCCTTTTATCTCTCCATTGTCGCGGCACTACTGCTCTTCATGGTTGCTTATATCTGTGGAGAACTGGGAGGTAGTAGTCTTTTCAGACACCCAATTCGTGTCTTCCTTAAGGATTACGGAACACCATTGACCCTCGTTTTCTTCACTGGATTTGTTCACATTGGCCGTATGTCTGAGACTCATTTGGCGGTGCTCCCAACCAGCACTGCATTTGAGCCAACAGCTGATCGAGGATGGGCCGTCAACTTCTGGGATTTGAGCGTTGGAGAAATTTTCACCGCTCTCCCATTTGCCATTCTCTTGACTATCCTGTTCTGGTTTGACCACAATG TGTCATCTCTTATTGCGCAGGGAAGCGAATTCCCCCTGAGAAAGCCCGCTGGTTTCCACTGggatttctttcttctcggcATCACCACCGGTGTGGCCGGCATTCTCGGCTTACCCTTCCCTAATGGCCTGATCCCACAAGCCCCTTTTCACACAGAGTCTCTTTGCGTCACCAAAGCCGTCAAGCAGCTCGATGAAAAGGGTGAGGACAAGGGAGCGTATACTTTCGAAGCGACTCATGTCGTCGAGCAGCGTGTATCCAATCTGGCCCAGGGACTCCTTACCCTTGGCACCATGACGGGCCCTcttctcgtcgtcctccATCTGGTCCCCCACGGAGTTTTGGCTGGTCTATTTTTCATCATGGGTTTCCAGGCCCTTCAAGCAAATGGTATTACAGCCAAGCTACTCTTCTTGGCCCGGGATAAGAATCTGACTCCCGCGAGCTCACCTCTCAAACTAGTGAAGCGACGCGCCGCAATCTGGGGCTTTGTCATTGTTGAGCTGGTCGGGTTCGGCGCCACCTTTGCCATTACACAAACTATTGCTGCCGTCGGCTTTCCTATTATCATCTTGCTCCTCATCCCCGTACGCGCTCTCGTCCTGCCTAGGATCTTTCACCCAGAAGAACTGGTCGTGCTCGACGAGCCAACTGCTTCCGACTATATCATGGAAGGAATAGGCGGCTCCTGGGGCGGTGTGAGTCAACAAGATGAGATTCAGAGCAGCGACGATACCCCCGTAGCGAGCGggtcctcgtcatcttctcagCGAAGCGGCAGTCCTGGTCGTGACCATAGAGGCGTTCACCATGGCTCTCTGCATAAGAGCCAAGAGGATCTAGCAGAGCTTGGACAAGCTCCTACTGGACATAACATGGTAGCTAGGAGGAGGAGTATTGATAAAAGAGTGGAGAGGGAGCATCATGTCTGA